The genomic DNA TCAGTCTAAATACCACATATTGGACCAGCCCTTCTTCCGCGCTTGGTGCAAAAGATAACGATATCTCAATTCAGCCAGCAGAACAGGAATCTGACCCATCGTCCCGTCAGGTCTGGAGACCCGTTGTTTATGCAGATGAAGCATGTTTGCTCTCGCTTTTTCAATCGCCGTCATCAACCGGTATTGCTCATTTGAAAGGACCGGACGCCGGAAGATGTGCATGAAAAATCCCTCCCCTAACAAGCCTATGACGGGGGAGAGTTGTTCAGTACTGATTCTTACTTTATTTTCTTACTTGATTGCCGGTCTTGGCCCGCATGCTATCGTGTTGGCTATAGTTCACGCCGGCCCTCCAAGGCTTTGGACAGGGTGACTTCATCCGCATACTCCAAGTCGCCCCCGACAGGCAAACCATGGGCAATACGCGTGACTCTCAGTCCGCTGGGTTTGACCAAACGGGAAATATACATCGCTGTTGCTTCTCCTTCAATGGTTGGGTTGGTGGCCAGGATCAATTCCTCAATCTGCTCATCTTCAAGCCGCTTAATTAAGTCTGCAATGGTTAAATCTTCCGGCCCCACGCCATCCATGGGAGAAATGGCCCCGTGCAGGACGTGATATAACCCTGCATACTCTTTGGTCCGCTCCATGGCAATCACGTCCTTAGGATCTTGCACCACACAAATGACAGAGCGGTCCCGCCCTTTATCCTGGCAAATCCGGCAGGGATCAATATCCGTAATGTTATGGCAGGCCGAACAATAAGTTAAGCCCCGTTTGGCATTGACCAGCGCCTTGGCTAGATCAAGCACATCATCTTCCTTCATGCTTAACACAAAAAAAGCCAGACGGCTGGCCGTTTTAGGACCGATGCCTGGCAATTTCATAAAACCTTCGATCAATTTGGCGATGGGTTCCGGATAATGCACATACGTTCCCCCTTCACATTAGGCCTGTGTTAGAACAGTCCTGGAATGTTCAGACCGCCTGTCAGCTTGCCCATATCGCTTTGAATTAATTCGTCCGCTTTCTTCATGGCATCATTCATGGCAGCCATGATCAGATCCTCCAGCATCTCCACATCATCCGGATCGACCGCTTCAGGTTTAATGCTCACATTCACCAGTTCCTTGTGACCGTTTAAAGTAATGCTGACCATCCCGCCGCCAGCGGTTCCTTCAACCGTTTTTTCCTTTAACTCTTCCTGTACCTTTTGCATCTGTTTTTGCATTTTTTGCATTTGCTTCATCATGTTGTGCATGTTTCTCATG from Caldalkalibacillus thermarum includes the following:
- the recR gene encoding recombination mediator RecR, which produces MHYPEPIAKLIEGFMKLPGIGPKTASRLAFFVLSMKEDDVLDLAKALVNAKRGLTYCSACHNITDIDPCRICQDKGRDRSVICVVQDPKDVIAMERTKEYAGLYHVLHGAISPMDGVGPEDLTIADLIKRLEDEQIEELILATNPTIEGEATAMYISRLVKPSGLRVTRIAHGLPVGGDLEYADEVTLSKALEGRREL
- a CDS encoding YbaB/EbfC family nucleoid-associated protein — protein: MRNMHNMMKQMQKMQKQMQKVQEELKEKTVEGTAGGGMVSITLNGHKELVNVSIKPEAVDPDDVEMLEDLIMAAMNDAMKKADELIQSDMGKLTGGLNIPGLF